The Sorangiineae bacterium MSr11367 genome window below encodes:
- a CDS encoding BamA/TamA family outer membrane protein: MATWGSTSVGGWSSSKGLVALVLLLATLLFSTRARSEPGKGSVEVLTPPELLAPPPSVPVLPPRPNVDACVGRPITAIDTELEGERWGMMHLPKVVGVKPGEIFSEAVARRALSELLDRGQFARGHVTLTTEGAGCRMVVQVAVRKIIENLRFHMGGVKVERDELLREADFTEGGEFVGADLGDKQERMEALLARRGYPKATIALETRTTDDPLRIDVTLTVRDGEPRILGRRVFYVYDARPEELESTNGSYRVKVGDRADETALEAADSQLEARLRARGYHQADVWHDVVSADGMIVLRIRVQAGKLFLPRFEGNEHYDQDALTEALGIATEADLSPIHLAEKIRDFYQKRGYLDVEVAFEERGTARDQVHYLVFKISEHPRVRVAARAYPCLRQEDVRRLNQGGPTSVSEIGREIDSYLEEELPGADILKSPDPRGVDALISPQQRGAVDVPVDLEPDSVYVADTYQRAVEHVQELYRHEGFLHAQVGPVQIVRRRCDPRSPAGRCIPLPLPNENGKPVEPEACTYDITNLPLPVAPLPAAMSCVPDPLHGIACEPRVTLRIPVKLGPRTTLYDLSFTGTRAISERTLALAAQLSLGTPVNTVKLEEARRRLLDVYREEGYAFVDIKYTLDESLDHTRARARFEITEGEQVIVRNIVIQGNDLTREGVIRRRIALQIGQPYRTSDIRKTQERIATLNVFSSVDVGLSDPYVPAKNKTVIITVAEVIPKFLEIRPGFSTGEGFRLTTEIGDRNFAGSAIGLSARVQVSYLPDAFILDDQVKSNFGTLSFSERIAGRITLRGEFPEIGLGPLWRSGVDGIFSRALQRDFVLTKWAGIPSISYRPFRPVLLTFSPTLERNTATVFNKSLYELQQQLQQQQGGGDLLRLLRVPEGTSIAVSQRLIVSWDRRDNSFNAHSGTYFVSGIEHVDWNPVSTPTVADPTLQEQINQQQGHFLRFAETFAGYIPLGKLTFAAELRLGTNVQLTSGSTTYPDRLFFMGGIESMRGFAQDSLVPQDFDDLIEYDKKNPPVGRQPFTQNTIPIRGGNLMFNPKFELRIPLRGALETVLFTDVGNLWYDPLYPFQQKEFPMRVSVGTGIRFQTPVGPLVFDYGINLTRRKAYEDFGAFHFAIGLF, encoded by the coding sequence TTGGCAACTTGGGGCTCGACTTCCGTTGGCGGCTGGAGTTCCAGTAAAGGGCTCGTAGCCCTCGTTCTCCTTCTCGCGACGCTGCTTTTCTCGACACGCGCTCGTTCGGAGCCGGGGAAGGGGAGCGTCGAGGTCCTCACGCCCCCGGAGCTGCTTGCGCCCCCGCCCTCGGTGCCGGTGCTTCCGCCGCGTCCCAACGTCGATGCCTGCGTCGGGCGCCCCATCACGGCCATCGATACGGAACTGGAAGGCGAGCGCTGGGGCATGATGCATCTGCCCAAGGTCGTCGGCGTCAAGCCCGGGGAGATCTTCTCCGAGGCCGTGGCCCGCCGCGCCCTTTCCGAGTTGCTCGATCGCGGTCAGTTTGCCCGCGGCCACGTCACCCTGACGACCGAAGGCGCCGGCTGCCGCATGGTCGTCCAAGTCGCCGTGCGCAAGATCATCGAGAACCTGCGCTTTCACATGGGCGGCGTCAAAGTCGAGCGCGACGAGCTGCTGCGCGAGGCCGACTTCACCGAGGGGGGCGAGTTCGTGGGCGCCGACCTGGGCGACAAGCAAGAGCGCATGGAGGCCCTGCTCGCGCGCCGGGGCTACCCCAAAGCGACCATCGCCCTGGAAACCCGCACCACGGACGATCCGTTGCGCATCGACGTCACCTTGACGGTGCGCGATGGCGAGCCGCGTATCCTCGGGCGCCGCGTTTTTTACGTCTACGACGCGCGCCCCGAGGAACTCGAATCGACGAACGGCAGCTACCGCGTCAAGGTCGGCGATCGCGCCGACGAGACCGCACTCGAGGCCGCCGACAGCCAGCTGGAGGCGCGCCTGCGCGCCCGCGGCTACCACCAAGCCGACGTCTGGCACGACGTCGTCTCGGCCGACGGCATGATCGTTCTGCGCATCCGCGTCCAAGCCGGCAAACTCTTTCTCCCGCGCTTCGAGGGCAACGAGCACTACGACCAGGACGCCCTCACCGAGGCCCTGGGCATTGCCACCGAAGCGGATCTCAGCCCGATTCATCTTGCGGAAAAGATTCGAGATTTTTACCAGAAGCGCGGCTACCTCGACGTGGAGGTCGCCTTCGAAGAACGCGGCACCGCGCGCGATCAGGTGCACTACCTAGTCTTCAAGATCAGCGAGCACCCTCGCGTGCGCGTCGCGGCCCGGGCGTACCCATGCCTGCGCCAGGAAGACGTGCGCCGCCTCAATCAGGGCGGGCCCACCAGCGTGTCGGAGATCGGGCGCGAGATCGACAGCTACCTCGAGGAGGAGCTCCCGGGCGCCGACATCCTCAAGAGCCCCGATCCGCGCGGGGTCGACGCGCTCATCAGCCCGCAGCAGCGCGGCGCCGTCGATGTGCCCGTCGATCTGGAGCCCGACAGCGTCTACGTCGCCGACACGTACCAGCGCGCCGTCGAGCACGTGCAGGAGCTCTACCGCCACGAAGGCTTTCTCCACGCCCAGGTCGGCCCGGTGCAGATCGTACGGCGCCGCTGCGATCCGCGTTCGCCCGCCGGCCGCTGCATCCCGCTGCCGTTGCCCAACGAGAACGGCAAACCCGTGGAGCCGGAGGCCTGCACCTACGACATCACGAACCTCCCGCTTCCCGTGGCGCCGCTCCCGGCGGCCATGAGTTGCGTGCCGGATCCGCTCCACGGCATCGCCTGCGAGCCCCGCGTCACCTTGCGCATTCCGGTGAAGCTCGGCCCGCGCACCACGCTGTACGACCTGTCCTTCACCGGCACGCGCGCCATCTCCGAGCGCACCTTGGCCCTCGCCGCGCAGCTCTCGCTGGGCACGCCGGTCAACACCGTGAAGCTCGAGGAAGCTCGCCGCCGTTTGCTCGACGTGTACCGCGAGGAGGGCTACGCGTTCGTCGACATCAAGTACACCCTCGACGAGTCGCTCGACCACACGCGCGCGCGGGCCCGCTTCGAGATCACCGAGGGTGAGCAGGTCATCGTTCGCAACATCGTCATTCAAGGCAACGACTTGACCCGCGAGGGCGTCATCCGGCGCCGCATCGCGCTGCAGATCGGCCAGCCTTACCGAACCAGCGACATCCGAAAGACCCAAGAGCGCATCGCCACGCTCAACGTCTTCAGCAGCGTCGACGTCGGCCTCTCCGATCCGTACGTTCCCGCGAAGAACAAGACGGTCATCATCACGGTGGCCGAGGTCATTCCCAAGTTCCTGGAGATCCGCCCCGGCTTCTCCACCGGTGAGGGCTTCCGCCTCACCACCGAGATCGGCGATCGGAACTTCGCGGGCTCGGCCATCGGTCTGTCGGCGCGCGTGCAGGTGTCGTATCTGCCCGATGCCTTCATCCTCGACGACCAGGTCAAGTCGAACTTCGGGACCCTCTCCTTCAGCGAGCGCATCGCCGGGCGCATCACGTTACGCGGCGAATTTCCCGAGATCGGGCTCGGCCCTCTCTGGCGCTCCGGGGTCGACGGCATCTTTTCGCGTGCGCTCCAGCGCGACTTCGTTCTGACGAAGTGGGCGGGCATTCCGAGCATTTCGTACAGGCCGTTCCGGCCGGTGCTGCTCACGTTCTCTCCGACGCTCGAGCGAAACACGGCGACCGTCTTCAACAAGTCGCTCTACGAGTTGCAGCAGCAATTGCAGCAGCAGCAAGGCGGCGGCGATCTCTTGCGCCTCCTTCGCGTGCCCGAGGGGACGAGCATCGCCGTTTCCCAGCGCCTCATCGTCTCGTGGGACCGCCGCGACAACTCCTTCAATGCGCACTCGGGGACGTATTTCGTCAGCGGCATCGAGCACGTGGACTGGAACCCGGTGAGCACCCCCACCGTCGCGGATCCCACGCTGCAGGAGCAGATCAACCAGCAGCAGGGCCACTTTCTTCGGTTCGCCGAAACCTTCGCCGGCTACATCCCGCTGGGAAAGCTCACGTTCGCCGCCGAGTTGCGCCTCGGCACCAACGTGCAGCTCACCTCGGGCTCGACCACCTACCCGGACCGTCTCTTCTTCATGGGCGGCATCGAATCGATGCGCGGCTTCGCCCAGGACTCGTTGGTCCCGCAGGACTTCGACGACCTCATCGAGTACGACAAAAAGAATCCACCCGTGGGACGTCAGCCCTTCACGCAGAACACCATCCCCATCCGCGGTGGCAACCTCATGTTCAACCCGAAGTTCGAGCTGCGCATCCCCCTCCGGGGCGCCCTCGAAACTGTGTTGTTCACCGACGTGGGCAACCTCTGGTACGACCCGCTCTATCCCTTCCAACAGAAGGAATTCCCGATGCGCGTTTCGGTGGGGACCGGAATCCGGTTTCAAACCCCTGTCGGCCCGCTCGTTTTCGACTACGGTATCAACCTGACCCGCCGCAAAGCCTACGAGGACTTCGGCGCGTTCCACTTTGCGATTGGGCTCTTCTGA
- a CDS encoding translocation/assembly module TamB domain-containing protein, which produces MDQDGTPERSSRLPRPPRPARGGRDWGRSISRVFCAILAVLALLPPVVVLAVRSSFLQRWATSQLDQLIRSKGIVADYEVVPKLWPLSIELRSVRVESNDGGDPLLIAQRVAVRPKFFGLLSGKLAIEQVDIEGPKIRVVLKDGNLANLGIELPKSEKKESTGPLHLPSGVLAITDGELDLDIEGIRVKAQAVDLDVTSDDDPQEGTSLEVALRMGESRISRNRVLSPQMTAHDEDTLCLVDGRVRVDPHVVAIHRLRVSGAADLDPAAGTAPPCKLPDTDVRKVELSVTHTTVRLPEKEGDLPHGDGHIMARAPLAIGAKAGPFPESGGWISVDADVRYLEGMNLPDVNGKVEARDLRIGKYQLASYVDSEIVAKQGVITSPRTAIGIAEGTALLSDVRVEPLVKGIPIRAKVDVKDASFTALMRELGVSQHPHVTWDLKEVKVATFGGTIDPLKLDGDMIAHTPNFAVFDVAVDDPARARVIGVKEAQLQAHVSVRPDALQFKAVKATLPKSTIDGGFVSIGFDEDLRVEVPSVVADLTEIGPLGSIPISGKATASAIVSGAFNDPHLEADATIEDFVLSGIPFGNVTAGHATLKGLTVELSNVKATKNKSNYEMPSGKLDFGGAANMVMDAVVTSTGFSARDFFNLFQMDEDPRFTEIDGTFTTNSTLHLALGGPQDRCKGGFLNVGGHAHLRDVKLFGEAFDDGDIDLGYEWEDRLAGLDGARIDVHAATLRKVRPNPSGIAVGTVFGSAKVDRGKLNGSVVVQGIPLSRIQTMSASMGSLASELDGSASGFAQVSGTIDAFKVEGNLDITPLLVRNTRLGASHVDVAMIQKEPTAKKPIGTTACGAPMYPAFDKATYNPDALAGEFRVSGELFSGQVKVDDLVMTREKNSLITGKILTKGLDLGAVLRIAKPPAEDLEAAAVPQVPATGELTGELTIARYRQGDAAHAQLSFVPGSMSLEKGSQKVSMRSTSSVVYVKDDTLAVPPLTFDLQAGNSANASKALRGTITVRGAAYHFSTSPELAFNAELVPIDLGVLVGAVPKLERAQGKLGGSLYVTGKASAPEMDGSLTVRGGEFIVEGLPSPVTAVEMDVKADASEVRITRGSARFSGGTLGVTGHLPISGFTVGAGQVDVRARNLRMSPTDGVTTTFDADLALHVSPPSSGDAKTPLPQVTGDVLITSAEYTRPISLTTDLSALGMRAKRTVVESYDPSLDALTLDIQVKNRGPLRIHNNLAEVELNIDNQGLHVTGTNQRIGLRGEVRAQQGGRFRFRSTEFEVRQAIIRFDDPTRIDPNIDVIAQTEYRRYGTSTTATGGGGRTAGLWRITLHAHGDTDNLRLDLTSDPPLSQDDIVLLLAVGMTRTEVDQLQSSAALGAGVALEALSSATGADRAVTNAIPVIDDFRFGSGYSSRSGRTEPQVTIGKRITDDVRATVTTGLSEDRELRSNIEWRLSQRTSVLGSYDNVNDVSSSSIGNLGLDFRWRLEFQ; this is translated from the coding sequence ATGGATCAAGACGGCACACCCGAGCGGAGCAGCCGCCTTCCTCGCCCCCCGCGGCCCGCCCGCGGAGGCCGCGATTGGGGCCGCTCCATCTCGCGGGTCTTCTGCGCGATCCTCGCGGTGTTGGCGCTGCTTCCGCCGGTCGTCGTGCTGGCGGTGCGCTCCTCCTTCTTGCAGCGGTGGGCCACGTCGCAGCTCGATCAGCTCATTCGCTCGAAGGGCATCGTGGCCGACTACGAGGTGGTGCCCAAGCTGTGGCCGCTCTCCATCGAGCTGCGCTCGGTACGGGTCGAGTCCAACGACGGCGGAGATCCCCTGCTCATCGCCCAGCGCGTGGCGGTGCGGCCCAAGTTCTTCGGCCTTTTGTCGGGAAAGCTCGCCATCGAGCAGGTGGACATCGAGGGCCCCAAGATTCGCGTCGTTCTCAAGGACGGCAATCTGGCCAACCTGGGCATCGAGCTTCCCAAGTCCGAGAAAAAGGAGAGCACCGGGCCGCTGCACCTGCCCTCGGGCGTGCTGGCCATCACCGACGGTGAGCTCGACCTGGACATCGAGGGCATCCGCGTGAAGGCGCAGGCCGTGGACCTCGATGTCACCTCGGACGACGATCCGCAAGAGGGCACCAGCCTCGAGGTGGCCCTGCGCATGGGCGAATCGCGCATTTCGCGCAACCGCGTGCTCTCGCCGCAGATGACCGCGCACGACGAGGACACGCTCTGCCTGGTCGACGGGCGCGTGCGCGTCGATCCGCACGTGGTCGCCATCCACCGCCTCCGCGTCTCCGGTGCCGCCGATCTCGATCCCGCCGCCGGCACGGCACCGCCCTGCAAACTCCCCGACACGGACGTGCGCAAGGTCGAGCTCTCGGTGACCCACACGACGGTGCGCCTCCCGGAAAAAGAGGGCGATCTGCCCCACGGCGATGGCCACATCATGGCCCGCGCCCCGCTGGCCATCGGTGCGAAGGCCGGCCCATTTCCGGAGAGCGGCGGGTGGATCTCGGTCGACGCCGACGTTCGCTACCTCGAGGGGATGAACCTGCCCGACGTCAATGGCAAGGTCGAGGCGCGCGATCTGCGCATCGGGAAGTACCAGCTGGCCAGCTACGTCGACTCCGAGATCGTCGCCAAGCAGGGTGTCATCACCAGTCCCCGCACGGCCATCGGCATCGCCGAGGGCACCGCCTTGCTGAGCGACGTGCGGGTCGAGCCGCTCGTGAAGGGCATCCCCATCCGCGCCAAGGTGGACGTCAAGGACGCGAGCTTCACCGCGCTCATGCGCGAGCTCGGCGTGAGCCAGCACCCGCACGTGACGTGGGACCTCAAGGAGGTCAAGGTCGCGACGTTCGGCGGGACCATCGATCCGTTGAAGCTCGACGGCGACATGATCGCGCACACGCCCAACTTCGCCGTCTTCGACGTGGCGGTGGACGATCCCGCCCGCGCCCGCGTCATCGGCGTGAAAGAGGCGCAGCTTCAGGCCCACGTGTCCGTGCGCCCCGATGCGCTTCAATTCAAGGCTGTCAAGGCCACCTTGCCGAAGAGCACCATCGATGGCGGCTTCGTCTCCATCGGCTTCGACGAGGACTTGCGCGTGGAGGTTCCCTCCGTGGTCGCCGACCTCACCGAGATCGGCCCATTGGGCTCGATCCCCATCTCGGGCAAGGCCACGGCCAGCGCCATCGTCAGCGGCGCCTTCAACGATCCGCACCTGGAGGCCGACGCCACCATCGAGGACTTCGTCCTGAGCGGGATCCCGTTCGGCAACGTCACCGCGGGGCACGCCACGCTCAAAGGGCTCACCGTCGAGCTTTCCAACGTGAAGGCGACGAAGAACAAGAGCAATTACGAGATGCCCTCGGGCAAGCTCGATTTCGGCGGCGCGGCCAACATGGTCATGGACGCCGTGGTGACGTCCACCGGCTTTTCCGCGCGCGATTTCTTCAACCTGTTCCAGATGGACGAAGATCCGCGGTTTACCGAAATCGACGGCACCTTCACCACCAATTCCACCCTCCACCTCGCCCTGGGCGGCCCGCAGGATCGCTGCAAGGGCGGGTTCTTGAACGTGGGCGGCCATGCCCATCTGCGCGACGTGAAGCTCTTTGGCGAGGCCTTCGACGATGGCGACATCGACCTGGGCTACGAATGGGAGGACCGTCTCGCAGGGCTCGATGGAGCTCGCATCGACGTGCACGCGGCCACCTTGCGCAAGGTGCGGCCCAACCCGTCCGGCATCGCGGTGGGGACCGTGTTCGGCTCGGCGAAGGTCGACCGCGGCAAGCTGAATGGCAGCGTGGTCGTGCAGGGCATTCCGCTCTCGCGCATCCAGACCATGAGCGCCTCCATGGGCAGCCTCGCGTCGGAGCTCGATGGTTCGGCCTCGGGCTTCGCCCAGGTGAGCGGCACCATCGACGCGTTCAAGGTCGAGGGAAACCTGGACATCACGCCGCTCTTGGTGCGCAACACGCGCCTCGGGGCCTCGCACGTGGACGTGGCGATGATTCAGAAGGAGCCGACGGCGAAAAAGCCCATCGGCACCACGGCATGCGGCGCGCCGATGTACCCGGCGTTCGACAAGGCGACGTACAACCCGGATGCCTTGGCCGGCGAGTTTCGGGTGAGCGGCGAGTTGTTCAGCGGCCAGGTCAAGGTCGACGACTTGGTGATGACCCGCGAAAAGAACTCGCTCATCACCGGCAAGATCCTCACGAAGGGTCTGGATCTCGGTGCGGTGCTGCGCATCGCCAAGCCCCCGGCCGAAGATCTCGAGGCCGCGGCGGTGCCGCAGGTTCCGGCGACGGGGGAGCTCACCGGCGAGCTCACCATCGCGCGCTACCGCCAGGGCGACGCGGCGCACGCGCAGCTGTCGTTCGTGCCCGGCTCGATGTCGCTCGAGAAGGGCTCGCAGAAGGTGAGCATGCGCTCCACGAGCTCCGTCGTGTACGTCAAAGACGACACGTTGGCGGTGCCGCCGCTGACCTTCGATCTGCAGGCCGGCAACTCGGCCAACGCCAGCAAGGCCCTCCGCGGGACCATCACCGTGCGCGGTGCCGCGTACCACTTCAGCACCTCGCCCGAGCTGGCGTTCAACGCGGAGCTCGTGCCCATCGATCTCGGCGTGCTCGTGGGCGCCGTTCCCAAGCTGGAACGCGCCCAGGGCAAACTCGGAGGGTCGCTCTACGTGACGGGCAAGGCGAGTGCGCCCGAGATGGATGGCTCGCTCACCGTTCGCGGTGGGGAATTCATCGTCGAAGGCTTGCCCAGCCCCGTCACCGCGGTCGAAATGGACGTGAAGGCCGACGCGTCCGAGGTGCGCATCACCCGCGGCTCGGCGCGCTTTTCGGGCGGGACCTTGGGCGTCACCGGTCACCTTCCCATCTCGGGTTTCACCGTGGGCGCCGGCCAGGTCGACGTGCGCGCGCGCAACTTGCGCATGTCGCCCACCGACGGCGTCACGACGACCTTCGACGCGGATCTCGCGTTGCACGTGAGCCCGCCGAGCAGCGGCGATGCGAAGACGCCGCTCCCGCAGGTCACCGGCGACGTGCTGATCACGTCGGCCGAGTACACGCGCCCCATCTCCCTGACCACGGATCTCAGCGCCCTGGGCATGCGCGCCAAGCGCACCGTCGTGGAGAGCTACGATCCCTCGCTCGACGCGCTGACCTTGGACATCCAGGTGAAAAATAGGGGGCCGCTGCGCATCCACAACAACCTGGCGGAGGTCGAGCTCAACATCGACAACCAGGGGCTCCACGTCACGGGCACCAACCAGCGCATCGGCCTCCGGGGCGAGGTGCGTGCGCAGCAAGGCGGGCGCTTCCGCTTTCGCTCGACGGAGTTCGAGGTTCGGCAGGCAATCATCCGATTCGATGATCCAACACGCATCGATCCGAACATCGACGTAATAGCCCAGACCGAGTACCGTCGCTACGGCACCTCGACGACGGCCACGGGCGGCGGGGGGAGAACTGCAGGACTATGGCGGATCACCCTTCACGCGCACGGCGACACGGACAACTTGCGATTGGACCTGACGAGCGACCCTCCGCTGTCGCAGGACGACATCGTGTTGCTCCTGGCGGTGGGCATGACCCGCACGGAGGTCGACCAGCTTCAGAGCAGTGCGGCGCTCGGGGCGGGCGTGGCGCTCGAGGCGCTGTCGAGCGCGACGGGGGCCGACCGTGCGGTGACCAACGCCATCCCGGTCATCGACGACTTCCGTTTCGGCAGTGGCTACTCGTCCCGAAGCGGCCGCACCGAGCCTCAGGTGACCATTGGAAAACGCATCACGGACGACGTTCGCGCCACCGTCACCACGGGCCTCTCGGAGGACCGCGAGCTGCGCTCGAACATCGAGTGGCGATTGAGTCAACGAACCAGCGTTCTAGGCTCCTACGACAACGTCAATGACGTATCCTCCTCGAGCATTGGCAACTTGGGGCTCGACTTCCGTTGGCGGCTGGAGTTCCAGTAA
- the rplM gene encoding 50S ribosomal protein L13 produces MSQTTFSATKEQAQAGRSWYVVDAAGKPLGRLASEIARVLRGKHKPTFTPHQDTGDFVIVVNADKIRLTGNKLDQKHYYSHSGIPGGFSAESYRHLLARKPTFPIEKAVKGMLPKNVLGREMLTKLKVYATPDHPHAAQKPQPLKVSL; encoded by the coding sequence ATGTCTCAGACGACATTTTCGGCGACCAAGGAACAGGCTCAGGCCGGTCGTTCGTGGTACGTGGTGGATGCAGCGGGCAAGCCCCTCGGGCGCCTGGCCAGTGAAATTGCGCGTGTTCTCCGTGGGAAGCACAAGCCGACGTTCACGCCGCACCAGGATACGGGCGATTTCGTCATCGTCGTCAACGCGGACAAGATTCGCTTGACGGGAAACAAGCTCGACCAGAAGCACTACTACTCGCACTCGGGCATCCCGGGCGGGTTCAGCGCCGAGAGCTACCGGCACCTTCTGGCCCGCAAGCCCACCTTCCCCATCGAGAAGGCCGTCAAGGGCATGCTCCCGAAGAACGTGCTCGGTCGCGAAATGCTGACCAAGCTCAAGGTCTACGCGACGCCGGATCATCCGCACGCCGCCCAGAAACCGCAGCCCCTCAAGGTCTCGCTCTAG
- a CDS encoding SurA N-terminal domain-containing protein produces MLKRSFRWLAFSAALAASATFFCAKSDAAIIERVVAVVGERPILLTDLRRRAKPFLAQIYGAQQQNPTQRAAAETQMYRDLLNRMIDDRLEEQAADKSRIAVTTEEIDRGMRQKAESLNLPLKDLLVEARRQGLSEQDYREEVRRQLLEGKLIQLRVLPRVRVSEEDARATYARWVKEMGEERVIELRILALRMPANATDEQAKEREDFAKDLVKKVRGGEDFCKLIAQYSEDVTTKNTCGSRGSQPTSALLPALQETAKSLKEGETSEPIAFGAEAIVIAQLNKGPHIPTYEDVRAVMRERAMGEIIERQRKIWLQDLRRGLYIDVRL; encoded by the coding sequence ATGTTGAAACGCTCTTTCCGATGGCTCGCATTTTCAGCCGCTCTCGCAGCGAGCGCGACGTTCTTCTGCGCGAAGAGTGACGCCGCCATCATCGAGCGTGTCGTGGCCGTCGTGGGCGAGCGCCCCATTCTGCTGACCGACCTGCGCCGGCGCGCCAAGCCCTTCCTCGCGCAGATCTACGGCGCGCAGCAGCAGAACCCCACCCAGCGGGCCGCCGCCGAAACGCAGATGTACCGCGACCTTCTGAACCGCATGATCGACGACCGCCTCGAAGAGCAGGCGGCCGACAAGTCGCGCATCGCGGTCACCACCGAGGAGATCGACCGCGGCATGCGGCAGAAGGCCGAAAGCCTGAACCTGCCGCTGAAGGATCTGCTCGTCGAGGCGCGTCGCCAAGGGTTGAGCGAGCAAGATTACCGCGAGGAGGTGCGTCGCCAGCTCCTCGAGGGAAAGCTGATTCAGTTGCGCGTGTTGCCCCGCGTGCGGGTCAGCGAAGAAGACGCCCGCGCCACGTACGCGCGCTGGGTCAAGGAAATGGGCGAGGAGCGCGTGATCGAGCTGCGCATCCTCGCACTGCGCATGCCCGCCAACGCGACCGACGAGCAGGCCAAAGAGCGCGAGGACTTCGCCAAGGACCTCGTCAAGAAGGTTCGCGGCGGCGAGGACTTCTGCAAGCTCATCGCGCAGTACTCCGAGGACGTGACCACGAAGAACACCTGCGGCTCGCGTGGCTCGCAGCCCACGTCCGCGCTTCTTCCCGCGCTTCAGGAGACCGCGAAGAGCCTGAAAGAAGGGGAGACGTCGGAGCCCATCGCCTTCGGTGCGGAGGCCATCGTCATCGCCCAGTTGAACAAGGGCCCGCACATCCCCACGTACGAAGACGTGCGGGCCGTGATGCGCGAGCGCGCGATGGGCGAGATCATCGAGCGCCAGCGCAAGATTTGGCTGCAGGACCTACGCCGCGGCCTTTACATCGACGTTCGTCTCTAG
- the rpsI gene encoding 30S ribosomal protein S9, producing the protein MAATDNRTYSTGKRKTAIARVWVKPGTGVITVNSTPADEYFERETSRMVMRQSLELIEAIDQFDVTATVNGGGHSAQAEAMRHGISRALCLMDPERRSVLKRAGFLTRDARKKERKKYGQPGARKRFQYSKR; encoded by the coding sequence ATGGCCGCCACCGACAATCGCACGTACTCCACCGGCAAGCGCAAGACCGCCATTGCCCGCGTTTGGGTCAAGCCCGGCACGGGCGTGATCACCGTCAACAGCACGCCCGCAGATGAATACTTCGAGCGTGAGACTTCCCGCATGGTCATGCGCCAGTCGCTCGAGCTCATCGAAGCCATCGATCAGTTCGACGTGACGGCCACGGTCAACGGCGGCGGTCACTCGGCCCAGGCCGAGGCGATGCGCCACGGCATCTCCCGCGCTCTCTGCCTGATGGACCCCGAGCGCCGCTCGGTCCTCAAGCGCGCCGGCTTCCTCACGCGCGACGCGCGCAAGAAGGAGCGTAAGAAGTACGGCCAGCCGGGCGCCCGCAAACGCTTCCAGTACAGCAAGCGCTGA